Proteins encoded by one window of Candidatus Poribacteria bacterium:
- a CDS encoding BMP family protein, which produces MKNFCWTVLCLFAIGFILVGNIDLNAKGHEKFKVAMLLPGSISDAGWNALAYEGLKEIEEQLGAETSHAETRTPADQEEQFRSYALDGYDLVFGHGYEFQDPAKAVAADFPETIFITSSGGTITDNISPANFRVEEPAYLLGMIAGMMTKTNKLGVMGGQNIPSVNSTFMAFEGGAKSVNPDAEVSWVYVGNWEDIGKGKELALAQINEGVDFIFPNADAAGLGAYEAAEIFNKSETAEKEERMVYTFGANRDKSDISPTVIANAVITPNAFVQIAKLIKDGKFKPQVYTFNMLTDEAITLTYSPALKDKVPENVQKAVEDAKAKILAGELKVPQIDFTEKEDDKD; this is translated from the coding sequence ATGAAAAACTTTTGTTGGACTGTCTTATGTCTTTTCGCAATCGGATTCATACTTGTTGGGAATATAGATCTCAACGCGAAAGGGCACGAGAAATTCAAGGTTGCGATGCTCCTACCCGGTTCTATCAGTGACGCGGGTTGGAATGCTTTGGCGTATGAAGGGCTTAAAGAAATTGAAGAACAACTCGGTGCGGAAACCAGCCACGCTGAGACCCGAACCCCGGCGGATCAGGAAGAACAATTCCGTTCCTACGCACTTGACGGTTACGACTTGGTGTTTGGACACGGCTATGAGTTCCAAGACCCAGCGAAAGCGGTGGCAGCCGACTTTCCTGAGACGATTTTCATAACATCTTCCGGTGGCACGATCACGGATAATATCTCACCAGCGAACTTCCGCGTTGAAGAGCCTGCCTATCTTTTAGGGATGATCGCAGGCATGATGACGAAAACCAATAAACTCGGTGTGATGGGTGGACAGAATATACCGTCTGTGAATAGCACGTTTATGGCGTTTGAAGGCGGTGCGAAAAGTGTGAATCCTGATGCTGAAGTCTCTTGGGTATACGTCGGAAATTGGGAGGACATCGGCAAAGGTAAGGAACTCGCCCTGGCACAGATTAATGAGGGTGTTGATTTTATCTTCCCGAATGCTGATGCTGCTGGACTCGGTGCCTATGAGGCGGCTGAGATTTTTAATAAATCTGAAACCGCCGAAAAAGAGGAAAGGATGGTGTATACCTTCGGGGCGAATCGCGACAAGAGTGATATTTCTCCGACCGTGATTGCGAATGCCGTGATTACGCCGAACGCTTTTGTACAGATTGCCAAACTCATCAAGGACGGCAAGTTTAAGCCACAGGTTTATACTTTCAATATGTTGACAGACGAAGCAATCACCCTTACCTACAGCCCCGCCTTGAAGGATAAGGTTCCAGAAAATGTCCAAAAAGCCGTTGAAGATGCAAAAGCCAAGATCCTTGCGGGTGAGTTGAAGGTACCACAAATTGATTTCACTGAAAAGGAAGACGACAAAGATTAA
- a CDS encoding AAA-like domain-containing protein: MKRFGTEGRLYPEDNYIVPRTKATADFIDRIKQGKYIVLFAPRQTGKTTFFRLALDALTTEDLTYFPIQLNFEESEDDSPADFYRGLSEDIREEIEKVFQQRGQVPSEALIEFLEKTEITDHRAMRRFFAQLARLLDSSYTIKQKVVLLIDEFDAIPRAAVKGFLRSLRHIYLSDRTRCPHSVGIVGVKNIIQLNYDRSISPFNIQDEFHLPNFTLEQVKELLGQYTAEVGQGFAPEVVVSIHKQTAGQPVLVNRLAQILTEEMDIPKAETIAMEHFTVAHTRLLRGRNTNIEHLTTNIRRNPRFESVLMRIMAREEGVDFNLDDDIISELATYGVIKEGTDGMCEILNPLYLYRIMRAFKPLVNGLEQEYFPEDTDEALHEYLTSTGQIQMEALLDNFRDFIARAGFRILQVPDTPQESVGRHLLLAYLDEFVRRIGGVMHIEVQTGRGRMDILITHNQRKYIVETKIWRGEIRYQAGKQQLAAYLTSEGATEGYYVVFDHRQKPEPRVETEMLEGLTIQSYVIPVVQERPSAVHPASETHESEN, translated from the coding sequence ATGAAACGTTTTGGAACCGAAGGGCGCTTGTATCCTGAAGATAACTACATCGTCCCACGCACAAAAGCGACTGCCGATTTCATAGACCGTATCAAGCAGGGGAAATATATCGTCCTTTTTGCGCCGCGCCAGACCGGCAAAACGACCTTCTTCCGATTAGCACTTGACGCACTTACAACTGAGGATTTAACATATTTCCCAATTCAACTGAACTTTGAGGAGTCCGAAGACGATAGCCCCGCTGATTTTTACCGGGGACTCTCCGAAGATATTCGTGAAGAAATAGAAAAGGTTTTTCAGCAGCGTGGACAGGTCCCTTCTGAGGCACTTATAGAATTTTTGGAAAAGACCGAGATAACAGATCATAGAGCGATGAGAAGGTTCTTTGCCCAACTGGCGCGCCTCCTTGATTCGTCCTATACCATTAAGCAGAAAGTTGTGCTGCTCATTGATGAGTTTGATGCGATCCCGCGCGCCGCTGTTAAAGGTTTTTTGCGGTCACTACGCCATATTTATCTCTCCGATAGAACGCGGTGTCCCCACAGTGTCGGCATTGTTGGTGTCAAGAACATCATTCAACTCAACTACGACAGATCCATCTCGCCGTTCAATATTCAGGATGAGTTCCATCTACCCAACTTTACACTTGAACAAGTCAAAGAACTGCTTGGACAATATACTGCGGAGGTCGGTCAAGGGTTCGCTCCTGAAGTTGTGGTATCCATTCACAAGCAGACTGCTGGTCAACCTGTGCTTGTCAATCGGTTGGCACAGATTCTTACCGAAGAGATGGATATCCCGAAAGCTGAGACGATTGCGATGGAACATTTTACGGTAGCACATACACGACTCCTCCGTGGACGGAATACCAACATTGAACATCTGACGACTAATATCCGCAGGAATCCACGCTTTGAAAGCGTTCTCATGCGGATTATGGCGCGTGAAGAAGGCGTAGACTTCAATCTCGACGATGATATTATCAGTGAACTCGCTACCTATGGTGTTATTAAAGAGGGCACTGATGGTATGTGTGAGATTCTCAATCCGCTTTATCTTTACCGGATTATGAGGGCGTTCAAGCCACTCGTAAACGGGTTAGAGCAAGAATACTTCCCAGAAGATACCGACGAAGCACTTCATGAGTATCTCACATCTACCGGGCAGATTCAGATGGAGGCGTTACTGGATAACTTCCGAGATTTCATAGCACGGGCAGGTTTCAGAATTTTGCAGGTGCCCGATACGCCGCAAGAATCGGTAGGACGACACCTCTTACTTGCCTATCTTGACGAGTTTGTTAGGCGTATCGGTGGTGTCATGCACATAGAGGTGCAAACTGGTCGTGGGAGAATGGACATCCTCATCACGCACAATCAGCGAAAATACATCGTCGAAACAAAGATTTGGCGGGGCGAGATCCGCTATCAAGCAGGCAAGCAGCAGCTCGCCGCGTATCTCACATCGGAAGGCGCAACGGAAGGCTATTACGTTGTCTTTGATCATCGCCAAAAACCCGAACCTCGCGTGGAGACTGAGATGCTCGAAGGGTTGACAATCCAGAGCTACGTCATACCTGTGGTGCAAGAACGCCCTTCAGCTGTTCACCCTGCTTCTGAAACTCACGAATCAGAAAATTGA
- a CDS encoding PmoA family protein, producing the protein MKNNFEVKVNAKTHLVVESNTGRCLGGVGANFYRPFVFPFYTPVGHTVVQEFAFDHPFHNGIFVGQGPVQVGDREAGFWASPPRRSWTDKVFERLGRMDTQKDIDITPHADGVQFVQNVVWRDENEEPLIDEIRTVNLHALADATICDMTSEKIATYGAATYPQTKFGSIGIRVEPRLLPVMGGIVLGDNGRSGEVDVVHEGESDFVAYQNVLAGHGAFGVFMSILNEGIRGPWFIRDYGMALYNPTWTGSVSTPEGESWTVSLRVIAYDGELTPASAEKWCLL; encoded by the coding sequence ATGAAAAACAATTTTGAAGTTAAGGTAAATGCCAAAACGCATCTGGTTGTTGAAAGCAACACAGGCAGATGTTTGGGCGGAGTGGGAGCGAACTTTTACCGTCCGTTTGTCTTTCCGTTCTATACACCGGTAGGACATACCGTCGTTCAGGAGTTTGCCTTTGATCACCCGTTCCACAACGGTATTTTCGTCGGACAAGGACCGGTTCAAGTCGGCGACAGGGAAGCAGGTTTTTGGGCATCGCCGCCCCGCCGTTCTTGGACGGACAAAGTCTTTGAGCGATTGGGACGGATGGACACACAGAAGGATATTGACATCACACCACATGCCGATGGTGTCCAATTCGTTCAGAATGTTGTCTGGCGTGATGAAAACGAAGAACCGTTAATTGACGAAATTCGTACCGTCAATCTTCATGCACTTGCGGATGCTACTATCTGCGATATGACGAGTGAGAAGATCGCCACTTACGGTGCTGCGACGTATCCACAGACGAAGTTCGGGAGCATCGGTATCCGCGTTGAACCGAGACTTTTGCCTGTCATGGGGGGTATTGTGTTGGGGGACAACGGACGCAGCGGAGAGGTTGATGTCGTCCACGAAGGCGAATCGGATTTCGTTGCTTACCAGAATGTGTTGGCAGGGCATGGCGCGTTCGGTGTCTTTATGAGCATCCTTAATGAAGGCATTCGCGGACCGTGGTTCATTCGCGATTACGGGATGGCACTCTATAACCCGACTTGGACAGGCTCCGTATCAACACCTGAAGGCGAGAGTTGGACAGTTTCGCTTCGCGTTATCGCTTACGATGGAGAATTGACACCCGCGAGCGCGGAAAAGTGGTGCCTGCTGTAG
- a CDS encoding ABC transporter ATP-binding protein, with amino-acid sequence MEKENILELRNVTKTFGDLVAVDSVDFALQAGEIHAILGENGAGKSTLMNLIYGLYQPSAGRIYVTDREGWRRRLRAKSPRDAIVNGVGMVHQHFMLIENLSVAENIALSLGQVYPNTTRNAFKTGDHKKWLGKFLFKKEEAAQITQALSEQFGLAVDPTALVRTLSVGLKQRVEILKALAVDARILILDEPTAVLSPQEVEGFFTILRKLQADGRAIIFISHKMKEVLNISDRITVLRRGKKVYLGPTGELTARELAREMIGEEINEVERSENAPFKNDASDSVLQLSHLTVLGSRNEIAVSDVSMTTHRGEIVGIAGVDGNGQRELAEAIMGLRHSESGTISILDTDPKGTKAVRRRGVGYIPEDRQTTGVIASFSVTENLLLNVTHLENTAQWNVLNEKRKRNTTEQLIADYDIRPPIGGIPAATLSGGNQQKIVLAREISLQPDLLIAVNPTRGLDVNAARYVHENLLAQREAKKSVLLISTELDEVLLLSDRLYVMSRGKLIEATAQRNDIEALGLLMTGQTHKDFGDSLKT; translated from the coding sequence ATGGAAAAAGAAAATATCCTTGAACTTCGGAATGTTACGAAAACCTTCGGTGATTTGGTCGCCGTTGATAGCGTTGATTTTGCGCTTCAAGCGGGTGAAATTCACGCGATTTTAGGGGAAAATGGTGCCGGAAAGTCCACACTGATGAATCTTATCTACGGACTTTACCAGCCATCGGCGGGACGTATCTATGTTACAGACCGTGAAGGCTGGCGACGTAGGTTACGGGCAAAATCGCCACGTGATGCGATTGTTAACGGTGTCGGCATGGTGCATCAACATTTTATGTTGATCGAAAATCTCTCTGTCGCTGAGAACATCGCATTGAGTCTTGGGCAAGTGTATCCGAACACCACACGGAACGCATTTAAAACCGGCGATCATAAGAAATGGTTAGGCAAGTTCCTTTTCAAGAAAGAGGAGGCTGCCCAAATCACACAAGCACTCTCGGAGCAATTCGGTCTCGCGGTTGATCCCACTGCGCTGGTACGAACCCTTTCGGTCGGTTTAAAACAACGCGTGGAAATCCTAAAAGCATTGGCAGTTGATGCTCGGATTCTCATCCTTGATGAACCGACAGCTGTTCTAAGTCCGCAAGAAGTAGAAGGTTTCTTCACAATTCTCCGCAAACTCCAAGCCGATGGCAGAGCGATTATCTTCATTAGCCACAAAATGAAAGAAGTTTTAAACATCAGCGATAGAATTACCGTTTTACGGCGCGGCAAAAAAGTCTATCTCGGTCCGACGGGTGAACTAACTGCACGGGAACTCGCACGGGAGATGATCGGCGAAGAAATCAACGAAGTTGAACGCTCAGAAAACGCCCCTTTCAAAAACGACGCATCAGACAGTGTGCTACAACTCTCACATCTGACCGTACTCGGCAGTCGTAACGAAATCGCGGTGTCAGATGTCTCTATGACAACCCATCGCGGTGAAATCGTCGGTATCGCTGGCGTTGATGGCAACGGACAGCGCGAACTCGCCGAAGCAATTATGGGATTACGGCACAGCGAATCAGGGACAATAAGCATCTTAGACACCGATCCGAAAGGGACAAAGGCAGTACGACGGCGCGGGGTCGGTTATATCCCCGAAGATCGGCAAACGACTGGCGTTATCGCGTCGTTCTCAGTTACAGAAAACCTTTTGTTGAATGTAACGCATTTGGAAAACACCGCACAGTGGAATGTCCTCAATGAAAAAAGAAAACGGAACACTACAGAACAACTTATCGCGGATTATGACATCCGTCCGCCTATCGGTGGCATTCCTGCCGCCACACTCTCTGGGGGCAACCAACAAAAAATTGTCCTCGCCCGGGAAATCTCGCTGCAACCCGATCTACTTATTGCTGTTAATCCGACACGCGGTTTAGATGTCAACGCCGCTCGCTATGTCCATGAAAATTTGTTGGCACAACGCGAGGCAAAAAAATCTGTCCTGTTAATTTCAACAGAGTTAGACGAGGTCTTGTTGTTGAGTGATCGACTCTACGTCATGTCAAGGGGTAAACTGATCGAAGCGACGGCGCAGCGCAACGATATTGAAGCACTCGGATTGTTAATGACGGGGCAAACCCATAAAGATTTTGGTGATAGCCTGAAAACATGA
- a CDS encoding ABC transporter permease produces MMLKVANIFKRINVHWVVTPVLILASAFVTNAIIMLLCNYNPLEAYQAAVGGAFGNSRKFGETLVKSTPFLMTGLSVAMAFRCGIWNIGAEGQFLMGALVATWFGTKLAPLFPETPWIAVPICLGIATLAGGIWGLIPAVLKVTRGVNEVISTIMLNYVALHLVGMMIDGGPLQEAAQRGPQSDRIAEWVFLPRLFPPHRVHLGIVIAVVLAIILTFILFRTAFGYQLRAVGEGSAAAEAAGISIMHNTLRVFFISGALAGLGGAIELTALTRRLFLNFSPGYGYTAIAVALLAKLNPLVTVAAALLFGALSTGSYSMQRTVGISDKVTFVMQATILLFVIGYSSVQLFRKRESSRS; encoded by the coding sequence ATGATGCTAAAAGTAGCCAACATATTTAAAAGAATCAACGTTCACTGGGTGGTGACACCGGTTCTAATTCTCGCGAGTGCGTTTGTTACAAACGCCATTATCATGCTGCTCTGCAACTACAACCCGTTAGAGGCTTATCAAGCAGCCGTGGGTGGCGCATTTGGGAATAGCCGGAAATTCGGAGAAACCTTGGTGAAAAGCACGCCGTTTCTGATGACAGGGCTCTCAGTTGCGATGGCGTTTCGGTGTGGGATTTGGAATATCGGTGCCGAAGGACAGTTCCTGATGGGCGCGTTAGTAGCGACGTGGTTTGGAACGAAACTCGCGCCACTTTTCCCTGAAACGCCTTGGATTGCTGTGCCGATATGCCTCGGTATTGCGACGCTCGCAGGCGGGATATGGGGACTTATCCCCGCAGTGCTCAAGGTGACACGCGGGGTCAACGAAGTTATCAGTACGATCATGTTGAACTACGTCGCGCTCCATCTGGTGGGTATGATGATAGATGGCGGTCCGTTGCAAGAAGCCGCACAACGCGGGCCGCAGAGCGATCGGATCGCCGAGTGGGTATTTCTACCGCGACTTTTCCCACCGCATCGGGTCCATCTCGGCATCGTTATCGCTGTCGTATTGGCGATTATCCTGACGTTTATCCTCTTTCGGACAGCGTTTGGCTACCAACTCCGCGCAGTCGGCGAAGGCTCGGCTGCAGCGGAAGCGGCGGGGATTTCGATTATGCATAACACCCTCCGCGTCTTTTTTATTAGTGGTGCGCTCGCCGGACTCGGCGGCGCGATTGAACTCACCGCACTGACCCGCCGACTTTTTCTCAATTTCTCACCCGGATACGGGTACACAGCAATTGCAGTTGCACTACTGGCGAAGTTGAATCCGTTGGTGACGGTTGCTGCTGCCTTGCTGTTTGGCGCGCTATCGACCGGTTCATACAGTATGCAGCGAACGGTCGGCATCTCTGACAAAGTGACATTTGTCATGCAAGCGACAATTCTCCTTTTTGTTATCGGTTATAGTTCTGTGCAGTTGTTCCGAAAACGTGAGTCTTCGCGTTCTTAA
- a CDS encoding leucine-rich repeat domain-containing protein — protein MKTMLYLTLTLLIFATLVFMPSSFAQETPPEYIVRQIYFHPSDLGPLQDIDATLDEWVEHVQQFYADEMERHGFGRKTFQLETDAQGNPVRHYVKGKFTNEHYRSNPIEKANKEISEQFDRSEHLIYLNFIKFDHNQNFSQVGGNASSSPFNGTANITLVDFDDNAPKNLYTRAWTTIAHELGHAFGLQHDFRDDRYIMSYGDSPVKNQLAYCAAEFLDAHRYFNTTRDPFSQVSTIRMLDPAFVSSPNTIRLQFEISSSAKLHQAQLLTNSLSWPGNPYFDEITVSDCKSVNGNNLTIEFVTTELAPTTEYVALHVIDAHGNFTISERFPIDITALLPESKSILIPDANLAAAIRETLDLAPGTPITELDMLGLGRLVPYNNISRKYTYGSSGRLPEKQIKDLTGLEYATNLEYLNLPYNAIDDLTPITELTKLRSIDLSNNRIQDIGSVKKLTHLAYLSLRGNQISDITPLAGLTQLTLLSIGNNPLSHTSLNTHIPALQAKGIRISYDLNLGKIIGPWLWMIAPTEPRQGGKRSINVDSLAAASAGAVTEAEVATNGAKEGDTVGDYVWKLGKIAPRGGDNINDLLNTIGMAKGDINDHSSYALITLESATAQSGVLMKVGSSDAIKVWLNGEVVHNHPIDRSASDFKDDFTVDLEKGDNLLLVKVSERARAWSMFVGIRADVNPVYKRPLDAVVSADVNGDGIVNVQDLVLVSSSLGQTGQSSADVNGDGVVNIQDLVMVAGALGHGTAASPTLHPSDLEGLTAAEVQDLLTQARQMALTDPAYLRGVAMLEQLLALLLPKETALLPNYPNPFNPETWIPYQLAKPAAVTLHIYAVDGRLVRALALGHQPVGTYQSRSRAAYWNGRNALGESVASGIYFYTLTAGDFTATRKMLIWK, from the coding sequence ATGAAAACAATGTTATATCTCACACTTACACTCCTCATTTTTGCTACGCTTGTGTTTATGCCAAGTAGTTTTGCGCAAGAAACCCCACCCGAGTATATAGTGCGGCAGATCTACTTTCACCCAAGCGACCTTGGACCCTTACAGGATATAGACGCAACATTAGACGAGTGGGTAGAACACGTACAACAGTTTTATGCCGATGAGATGGAACGTCACGGGTTCGGCAGAAAAACTTTTCAACTTGAAACGGATGCACAGGGAAATCCAGTCAGGCACTACGTTAAAGGGAAGTTTACCAATGAACATTACAGAAGTAACCCGATTGAGAAAGCGAACAAAGAAATTAGTGAACAGTTTGATAGGTCGGAACATCTCATATATCTTAATTTTATAAAATTTGACCATAATCAGAATTTTAGCCAAGTCGGTGGTAATGCCTCTAGTAGTCCATTTAATGGAACTGCAAACATTACACTCGTAGACTTTGACGACAATGCCCCCAAGAACCTCTATACTCGAGCATGGACGACAATTGCCCACGAACTTGGACACGCCTTTGGTTTACAGCACGATTTCCGAGATGATCGTTACATTATGTCTTATGGCGATTCTCCTGTCAAAAACCAATTGGCGTACTGCGCTGCTGAGTTTTTGGATGCGCATCGATACTTTAATACTACCCGTGACCCTTTTTCCCAAGTGTCAACAATACGGATGCTTGATCCTGCTTTCGTATCTTCACCGAATACTATCCGTCTCCAATTTGAGATAAGTTCTTCCGCAAAACTTCATCAAGCCCAGCTGCTTACGAATTCACTTTCTTGGCCAGGAAATCCATATTTTGACGAAATCACAGTGTCTGATTGTAAATCTGTAAACGGAAACAACCTCACAATTGAATTTGTCACAACTGAATTAGCACCCACAACTGAATATGTTGCCCTTCACGTTATTGATGCGCATGGCAACTTTACTATAAGCGAAAGATTTCCGATTGATATAACCGCCTTGCTCCCAGAATCCAAATCTATATTAATACCCGATGCAAATTTAGCAGCGGCGATCAGGGAAACCCTTGACTTAGCACCTGGAACTCCTATCACAGAATTGGATATGTTAGGCTTAGGTAGACTCGTTCCATATAATAATATATCGAGAAAGTATACTTACGGTTCTTCCGGTCGTCTACCTGAAAAGCAAATAAAAGACCTTACGGGTCTTGAATATGCAACCAACCTCGAATATTTAAATCTTCCCTACAATGCTATTGATGATCTTACGCCAATCACAGAACTTACGAAACTTCGTAGCATAGATCTTTCCAATAATCGGATTCAGGATATTGGGTCCGTTAAAAAATTAACACACTTGGCATATCTTAGCCTTCGTGGGAATCAAATTAGCGATATAACGCCTTTAGCCGGATTAACGCAACTGACACTCCTGTCTATTGGGAACAATCCACTGAGTCACACTTCTCTCAACACACACATCCCCGCCCTGCAGGCGAAAGGAATTAGAATCAGCTATGATCTGAACCTTGGCAAAATTATCGGTCCCTGGCTCTGGATGATCGCGCCAACCGAACCTCGGCAAGGGGGCAAACGCTCCATCAATGTAGATTCACTCGCTGCTGCGAGTGCGGGTGCTGTGACAGAGGCGGAAGTCGCGACGAACGGTGCCAAAGAAGGCGATACCGTCGGTGATTATGTCTGGAAACTGGGAAAGATTGCACCGCGCGGTGGAGATAATATCAATGACCTCCTGAATACTATCGGGATGGCAAAAGGTGATATAAACGATCATTCCTCTTACGCGCTGATCACGCTTGAATCCGCCACGGCTCAGTCCGGTGTGCTGATGAAGGTCGGAAGTAGTGACGCTATCAAGGTCTGGCTCAACGGGGAAGTGGTGCATAATCACCCTATTGATCGGAGTGCGTCTGATTTCAAGGACGATTTCACAGTTGATTTGGAAAAAGGTGATAATCTCTTACTCGTGAAGGTCAGTGAGCGCGCTAGGGCTTGGAGTATGTTTGTCGGTATCAGAGCAGATGTTAATCCTGTTTATAAACGCCCACTCGATGCCGTCGTATCTGCAGATGTCAACGGCGATGGCATCGTCAATGTCCAAGACCTCGTTTTGGTATCGTCAAGTCTTGGACAGACGGGTCAAAGTAGCGCAGATGTCAACGGCGACGGTGTCGTCAATATCCAAGACCTCGTCATGGTCGCTGGTGCTTTAGGACACGGAACGGCTGCCTCACCGACCCTACATCCATCGGATCTTGAAGGGCTTACCGCCGCGGAGGTACAAGATCTGCTAACACAAGCACGCCAGATGGCACTCACAGATCCTGCCTATCTGCGCGGCGTTGCGATGCTGGAGCAGCTGCTGGCACTCTTACTGCCAAAGGAGACGGCTTTGTTACCAAACTACCCGAACCCCTTCAACCCTGAGACGTGGATCCCGTATCAGTTAGCGAAACCCGCGGCGGTGACATTGCACATCTATGCTGTGGATGGGAGATTGGTGCGGGCATTGGCGTTGGGGCATCAACCTGTTGGAACGTATCAGTCCCGGAGCCGTGCCGCGTATTGGAATGGACGGAATGCCCTCGGTGAGTCTGTCGCCAGCGGAATTTATTTCTACACGCTAACAGCCGGAGATTTCACAGCAACACGAAAAATGTTGATATGGAAGTAA
- a CDS encoding ABC transporter permease produces MFEEILSATIRGATPLLLAALGEVISQRAGVLNIGIEGMMLIGAFFGMVGSFYTAEFVMFAPWFGLLMAGLSGLIAAALFALCAIRLRGDQVIIGTAMTLLALGLTEVIYQRLFGATGIAKGVPAFQQINIPMLSKIPVLGHALFSHNILVFIAFLLVPCVYFFLYHTQLGLRIRACGEHPKAIATVGANVRRLRTLCLLFAGAMAGIAGGYLSLADVPYFTPGMTVGRGFIALAIVIFGKWHPVKACGAALLFGLGSALDARFQALGWDIPYQLWLMLPYVLCLAVLAGFVGRAEAPLALGKPYRE; encoded by the coding sequence ATGTTTGAAGAGATTCTTTCGGCGACGATACGCGGAGCGACACCGCTCCTGCTGGCAGCTTTAGGTGAGGTCATCTCCCAACGTGCAGGTGTATTGAACATCGGCATCGAAGGGATGATGCTCATCGGCGCGTTTTTTGGGATGGTCGGCTCCTTCTACACAGCGGAATTCGTGATGTTCGCGCCGTGGTTCGGGCTGCTGATGGCAGGACTCAGTGGACTTATCGCTGCCGCGCTCTTTGCGTTATGTGCCATCAGACTCCGTGGTGACCAAGTGATCATCGGCACTGCGATGACGCTTTTGGCACTGGGGTTGACTGAAGTCATCTATCAACGACTCTTCGGGGCAACAGGGATTGCAAAAGGCGTGCCAGCGTTCCAGCAGATCAACATCCCGATGCTCTCCAAAATCCCTGTCTTAGGGCATGCCTTGTTTTCACACAATATCCTCGTTTTCATTGCGTTTCTGCTGGTGCCGTGTGTCTATTTTTTCCTCTACCATACGCAACTCGGACTCAGGATACGCGCGTGTGGTGAGCATCCGAAGGCGATTGCCACCGTCGGTGCTAATGTGCGCCGCTTGAGAACGCTTTGTCTACTCTTCGCGGGTGCGATGGCAGGCATCGCTGGCGGCTATCTCTCCCTCGCCGATGTCCCTTATTTTACACCGGGGATGACAGTCGGGCGCGGATTCATCGCTCTGGCGATCGTTATTTTTGGGAAATGGCATCCGGTGAAGGCGTGTGGTGCTGCGTTGCTCTTCGGACTCGGTTCCGCACTTGATGCGCGGTTCCAAGCCCTGGGCTGGGATATTCCGTATCAGTTGTGGTTGATGTTGCCTTATGTACTGTGCTTAGCGGTACTGGCAGGGTTTGTCGGACGTGCTGAGGCACCCCTCGCCTTGGGAAAACCGTACCGGGAATAG